The nucleotide sequence AGCAGATCGTTTCTGAAGCAGAGCCTGTGTCCAGCTTTGGTTTCGAGGCTCTCCTGGCCGATGCCGAGCGGGAAGCAGCCGCGCCAGAACTGGTTGTGGCCGATGACGTCAGCTTTATCGCGGACATCGATGATGCCGTGGAAGCTGAATTGCCCACATTCAATCCCGCGCCTGAAACCATTGTCGAGCCCGAAACTGTGGCCGACGAGGAGCCTGTTGTTGCCATGTTGCATGCCGTAAAGTCCGACACAGATCTGGAAAATGCCTTCGCTCCAGAGGCGTTTGACACCGGTCTTTCCTCCATCTCCGAGGCTGCGCCGCTTCCGGATGCAACGCTGAGCGCCGAAATCGCCGAAGGCCTGCTCGAGCCGGCGACCAAGGCTGCGGTCCGTAGCTCGATCGGCAAGCTCAATGCTGCCGGTATCGGCGTCGTGCCATCGCCTGCGCTTGGTAATGGCAGCGCGACCATCGAGTCGATGATCCGCGACATGCTGCGCCCCATGCTCAAGGAATGGCTGGATGAAAACCTGCCGTCCGTCGTTGAGCGGATGGTGGAGAAGGAAATTTCGCGCGTTTCTCGCGGCGAATAGTCTTCTGGCCGGCGGGAAGGGGATTTCCTTCCTCCGGCGCAGTTGACCCTGCGCTCCGCTTTTGATTGAAGTCTGATACCCATTTTTCGGCCCGCCATGTCTCACCTGGCGGGTCAATGCTGTTGTGAGTGATCCGATGCTTGAAAAGACTTACGAGCCCGCAGCGGTCGAGAGCCGCATCTACGAGGCCTGGCTCGAGGCCAAGGCCTTCGCAGCGGGCGCTGGGGCAAAGCCAGGCGCCGAGACCTTCACCATCGTTATTCCGCCGCCCAATGTCACGGGCTCGCTGCATATCGGCCACGCCCTCAACAATACGGTGCAGGACATCCTCGTCCGCTTCAACCGCATGTTGAAGAAGGACGTGCTCTGGCAGCCGGGCACGGACCACGCCGGCATTGCCACGCAGATGATCGTCGAGCGCCAGCTTGCCGAAAAACAGCTCGACCGTCGCAGCATGGGCCGCGACAAGTTCATCGAGCGCGTCTGGGAGTGGAAGGGCGAGAGCGGCGGCACAATCATGAATCAATTGAAGCGCTTGGGCGCTTCGGCTGATTTTTCGCGCGAGCGGTTCACCATGGGCGCCAATGGCGCGCCGGACGACCAGATGGTCCGCGCCGTCACCAAGGTGTTCGTTGAACTGCACAAGCGCGACCTCATCTATCGCGCCAAGCGCCTGGTGAACTGGCACCCGGGTCTTGAGACCGCGATCTCGGACCTTGAGGTGGAGAATATCGAGGTCAAGGGCCACATGTGGCACCTGCGTTATCCGTTGGCGGATGGCGTGACCTATCAGTTCCCGATCAAGGACGAAGAGGGCAATGTCACGGGCGAGGAAACTCGCGACTACATCATCGTCGCGACGACGCGCCCGGAAACCATGCTGGGCGACGTTGCTGTCGCCGTGCATCCGGAAGACGAGCGTTATCAGGGGCTTATCGGCAAGTTTGTGGATCTGCCGCTGGTGGGTCGCCGCATTCCCGTGATTGCCGACGAATATGCCGATCCGGCGCTCGGTACCGGCGCGGTCAAGATCACGCCTGCGCATGATTTCAACGACTTCGAGGTTGGTGCACGTGCCGGCATCGAGCCCATAAACGTGTTCACCACGCGCGGCGCCATCGTCGATGAAGAGTTCGTACCCGCCAAGTACCGCGGCCTCGACCGCTTCGAGGCGCGCAAGGCGATCATCGCCGATCTGACTGCCATTGCTGAAGAAAATCCGATCCGCGGCCTCGATCACATCGAGGACAAGAAGATCATGGTGCCGCATGACGAGAAGTCCAAGCTCGTCGTCATCGAGCCGTTCCTGACCGACCAGTGGTGGGTGAAGGCCGATGTTCTGGCGCAGCCGGCGCTGGCTTCAGTGCGCGAAGGCCGCACAAAATTCGTGCCGCAGCAGTACGAAAACACCTATTTCGCCTGGCTCGAAAACATCAAGCCGTGGTGCATTTCGCGCCAGCTATGGTGGGGTCACCAGATCCCGGCCTGGTATGGCCCGGACAATGAAGCCTTTGTGGCGTATGACGAAACTGAAGCCACGGCACTGGCTGAGAAGCACTATGGCAAGCCGGTCGAGCTGACCCGCGACCCCGACGTGCTCGACACCTGGTTCTCTTCGGCATTATGGCCGTTCTCGACCCTCGGTTGGCCGGATGAGACGCCGGAGCTGGCGCGCTATTACCCGACCAGCGTGTTGGTCACGGGCTTTGACATCATCTTCTTCTGGGTTGCCCGCATGATGATGATGGGTCTGGAATTCCTCGACAAGGAGCCGTTCCACACCGTCTACATGCACGCTCTCGTCCGCGACGAGAAGGGCCAAAAGATGAGCAAAACCAAGGGGAACGTGATCGATCCTCTCAAGCTCGTCGACGAATACGGTGCTGACGCGACCCGATTTACGCTGGCCGCCATGGCCGCGCAGGGCCGTGACCTCAAGCTGGCGATCAGCCGCGTTGAGGGCTACCGCAATTTCGTGACCAAGATCTGGAACGCGGCCCGCTTCCTCGAAATGAACGAAGCGCGGCGCGTTGAGGGCTATGACCCCAAGGCCAACACGCTGGCGCTCAATCGCTGGATCGTCGGCTCGACCGTTCGCGCGATGGCTTCTGTGCGCCAAGGCATTGAAGATTATAAGTTTAATGAGGCTGCCAACTCGGCCTATGACTTTGTCTGGGGCACGTTCTGCGACTGGTTCGTGGAGTTCGCCAAGCCGGTGTTCAATGGCGAAGACGAGGCTGCGAAGGCCGAGACGCGGGCGACTGCAGCCTGGGCGCTCGACCAGATCCTCATCATGCTGCACCCGATGATGCCCTTCGTTACCGAAGAGCTTTGGGCGGAGACCGGCAAGTTTGGTCCGGCACGTGATAACCTTCTGATCCTGACAGAATGGCCGGAATTCCAAGGACTTGAGGACGTTGCGGCAGATGCCGAGCTGGCATGGCTGATCGAGGTGATCTCCAATGTCCGTTCGGTGCGTGCGGAAATGAATGTTCCGGCGAGCGCCAAGCTGCAGCTGGTGGTGACCGGGGCTGGTGAGGAAACGCTTCGCCGTCTCGTCGGTGGCACCTCACTGATCACCCGCCTGGCGCGTCTCGAAGAGATCACGCCGCAGTCCGAAGTGCCTGGTGAATCTGCACAATTTGTCGTCGGCGATGCCAATTTCGCTCTGCCGCTGGCCGGCGTTATCGATCTCACGGTCGAGAAGGCGCGCCTGCAGAAGGATGTTGGCAAGCTCGACGCCGAGATAGCCCAGATCGACAAGAAGCTGGGGAATGAGCAGTTTGTTGCCAAGGCGCCTGAAGAGGTGATCGAGGAACAGAAGGCTCGTCGCGAAGCGGCAATTGACCGTCGCGACCGCATCAAGGCGGCGCTTGTGCTGCTCTGATCGTATCAATCAATGAGCCCCTCTCGCGTCAGCGCGAGAGGGGAGTTGGTTAGCAGACTGTTAGCGTTGACGACGACAAAACGCTAAATTCGGGCCTCGGTGTCATGGAGGCGCGCATAGATACCACCGGCCTCCATGAGCGCCGCGTGGTTCCCTTCTTCCGAAATACCGTCTCTGGTGAGAACGAGGATCCGATCCGCGCGGCGGACGGTGGAGAGCCTGTGGGCGATGACGATTGTCGTTCGGCCCCGGGCGAGATCGAGCAGGGCCGCCTGGACGGCACGCTCGCTGTCATTGTCGAGGGCGCTGGTCGCCTCGTCGAAGATCAGGATCGGCGGGTTTTTCAAAAAGGCCCGTGCGATCGTCAGTCGCTGTTTTTGCCCGCCAGATAGTTTGACCCCGCGCTGGCCGATGTCGGTGTCGTAGCCCTGGGGCAGGGCCATGATGAAATCATGGGCGTTGGCGGAAACGGCGGCGGCGATGATGTCGTCGTCGGTGGCGTCGGGCCGGCCATAGCGCAGATTCTCCCGGACAGTGCCGCTGAAGAGATAGATGTCCTGCTGCACCACGCCCACCATAGTGCGGAGTGAAGCGAGGGGGATATCGCGGATATCCCGGCCATCGATCGAGATTGCGCCGGCATCGACATCGTAAAAGCGCGGGATGAGGGCACAGAGCGTCGACTTGCCGACGCCCGATGGCCCGACGAGGACGACGAACTCGCCGGGGCGGATGGCGAGCGAGAGATTGCTGAGCACTGCCCGATCCTCACCGGGGTAGCGGAAATCGACAGCGTTGAAGGCGATGGACCCCGAAACGTGCTGGAGCGGGCGGGCGTCCGGCCGGTCGATGATATCGGGCTCGACCTCCAGGAGCTCCATGGCGCGGACGAAGCCGGTGTAGCCTTCCTGCCAGAGGCGGATGAAATTATCGAAGCGCTGGATCGGATCGAGCAGGACGCCTACGCAGAGCAGGAGCGTGAGCAGATCTGCCGCTGTCAGTTCGGCCGAGACGATGCGCAGGGCGCCGAGGATGAGAATGGCGATGGTGACGAGCTGGCCGAAAATCTCCATGCCGCTCCAGAGCATGGCCTCGCTGCGATAGCTGTCTTTGCGGCTCTGCAGGAATTTCTGGTTCTCGGCGTCAAAGCGGCGCAGCTCGTCAGCCTCATTGGCAAAGGACTGGACCACCCGAATCCCGCCCAGGGCATCTTCAACCCTTTCATTAATGGCGGCGATCCGCTCCTTGCCGGTGCGCAAGGCAATGCTCATCCGGTGGTTGAAGTGCAGGGCATAAGCGACTGCGAAAGGAATCAAAACCGCCACGCAGGCGCCGACGAGCGGATCGATCCAGAAGATGATGGCCATGGCGCCGAAGAATTTGAGGAGGCCAATGGCCAGGTCCTCGGGGCCGTGGTGGAAGAGCTCGCCGAGCCAGAGCGAGTCATTGCTGATGCGGCTCATCAACTGGCCGGTGCGCTGCCGGTCGTAGAAACTGAACGACAGTTTCTGGACATGGTCGAAGAGCTCGTGGCGGACCTGCGCCTCGATGCGGGCGCCCATGGCGTGGCCCTGATAGTCGACGAAATAGGTGGCCAGCGCCTGGATCACGACGACGACAAACATGATTGCGCCGAGGGTGAAGAGGCGCGCTGCGGCGTCGGGCGATGCGGCGAGCGCCGGCAGGTGAGAGACCAGGTAATTGGCGATGAGCGGCATGGCGATGGCCGTGCCGGCGACAAGGATGGCGCAGGTCAACACCGCCGCCATGAGCGGCAGGTGCGGGCGATAATAGGAAAGGAAGCGCCTTGCGCGCAGGTTCGCCCGGGTCCGCTCAGCCGGGTCGGCAGCGCGGAAGGCGGAGAAGAGGCGGAAGAGGGCGCTAGTGCGGGTGCTGCGCTCCCCGGATGAGGATTTCGGATGCATGTACGATCATGTCCTGATGGCGGATCTGGGCTGCGGCTTGGGACAGGATCGTTTTCATCTCGGGTTCCCCTGGGAGAGTGAATGGGCGGGAGTATGGGAGGGGTTGGCAGGGCTGACAAGCCGAGCAGGGGGGTCTGGGCGCGGATGTGACGATTCCGCAACAGGCGGCGTGATTCACGTGCCGCGTGATGACTGTCAATGATTTGGCGATGTTTCCCGCCACAATCTGTCCCTAAACAAAAGCAGGCATTCGGGGGCGACTGCCAGCAGCAAGGGGCCACTTTTCGGCGTGGCCAAGCTCGTACTCGCCCAGAAAATGTTGAATTCGGCGGATTCCGCCAGATCGTGGTGAGCGCGTGCGTAACAAGGCGTCAATTTCAAGCACTGGACGATGGCCGCATAAGAAGAATTCTGCGCGCATCTCTGTGAGCGGTTCGGCTCAAATCCTGCCGCAATGCGCGTTTACCTCTTCTTCATACTTTGCTTGGCTCGGCGCGCAGTTGAGGGCAAGCTCATCACAGAAACTGACGGGCGAGGCTCCCCTGCGGGCCGCCCTGACGGCATTCCGAGGAGTGCCGACATCGAAATCCGCCCATTCGAGGATGGGCAAAAGGAGTAATATGCGGACCACGCCGGTGAATAGCCTGGCTTCCGCAGTGGCCGGTTTTGCGTTTGCCGCAATGGCATTGGTGCTTCCCGCACAGGCGCAGACGGCAGCTGACGCTGCGCTGGAACTTGCCAATATGCTCGATGGGGCAGGTGGCGGCGTGTCCGGCGATGCCTATCTTTCCGCACTGGAAAATGCGGCTGCGGCGGGTCAGCCGATGGCCATGTGGCAGCTCGGGACGATGTATGAGAACGGGGAAGGCGTCGCCAAGGACCCGGCGCGCGCCTTTGGCTATTTCGCGCAGATCGCCAACCAGCATGCCGATGCGGCGCCGCGCGGCGTGGAATCCGACATTGTCGCCCAGTCTTTCGTCAAGGTCGGCGATTATTATCGCCAGGGCGTGCCGGATGCCGGTATTCCCGCCGATATCGAGCGGTCGCATGCGCTGCTGCTGCATGCCGCGACCTATTTCGGCGATGCCGATGCGCAATATCGCGTCGGGCTGCTCTATTCGCAGGAAGACGGGCTGGGTGTGAGCCCGCTGCAGAGCGCCCGCTGGTTTTCGCTGGCGGCTCGCAAGGGCCATTGCGCCGCCCAGGCACGTCTCGGCGACCTGCTGTTCAACGGCGTCGACGGGATCGAAGCGCAGCCGGTCGAAGGGCTGATGTGGCTCAACGTCTCGCATGTGCGCTGCGCCGGTACGGCCGAGCAGGCACAGGTGGATGAGCTGCTCAGCCGAGCATCCTCGGTGGCGCGTCCGGAAGACAGGGTGAGCGCCGCGGCCATGGCCGAGAGCATCGCACCGCAGTTTGCCGATTTCTGAGTCTTTTCGGGGACTTGGAGCAGGAACTGAAATCCCCGCGTGAGTGGGGATTTTTTGTTTTTTGGCGGAGTTGCCCCCACCTCTGCGTCGCCAGGGCCTTGTAGCAGTTCTGTGGCTCTCATACCCCCACCCTCGTTCCCTCCCCACAAGGGGGAGGGAGGCGATGGGGCCGATGATCTCGTGGTCAACTACATGGCGACAAACCAGTGTTCGCACACGACGATCAGTGTAACGCCGTCATCACCCGGCTGGTCCGGGTGATCCAGTTTTGGGCGCGATGGATTGCCCGGACGAGCCGGGCAATGACGATGGAGGGGGCGGGGCGGTGTTTTGGGGATAGGGTGAGAGTGCCCCCCACCTCAGCGTTGCCAGGGCCGTGCGGCCCGGCTTTGCTATCCTCCCCCTGGTCAGGGGGAGGAGGCGATGGGGCCGCGGGTGCCTCAGAGACTAAAAGCGCCTTCGACGGGGACGTGGTCGCTGGGCTTGTCCCAGCCGCGGACGTCCTTGTGGACGCTGACGTCGTCGAGGCGGTCGGCGGCCTGGGGGGAGAGGAGAAGGTGGTCGATGCGGATGCCGGCGTTGCGGCGCCAGGCACCGGCCTGGAAATCCCAGAAGGTGAAGGCCTGGTCGGCGTTCACGGCGCGAAGGGCGTCGGTCATGCCGATGTTTTTCAGGGCGCGGAAACGTTCAAGGCTTTCCGGGCGGTAGAGGGCGTCGCCCCACCAGGCGGCGGGGTCGTGGGCATCGATGGGTGCCGGGATGAGGTTAAAATCGCCCATGAGGACGAAGGGCTCTTCCCAGGTGAGGCGTTCTTCCACGAAAGCGTGGAGGCGGTCCATCCAGCGCAGCTTATAGGGGAATTTCTCCGTATCGACCGGGTTCCCATTGGGCAGGTAGATATTGCAGACGCGGACGACGCCGCTGTCGACGGAAAAGACGCCTTCGATCAGGCGGGCCTGCTCGTCACTGTCGTCGCCGGGCAGGCCGCGATGGACCTCGTCGAAGGGCAGGCGGGAGAGCAGGGCAACGCCGTTCCAGCTCTTCTGCCCATGGGTTTCGATGTTGTAGCCCAGCGCCTCTATTTCGGCGCGGGGAAAGCCTTCGTCGACGGATTTGATTTCCTGCAGCCCGACGATGTCGGGCTTTTCCTCTTCCAGCCAGCGCAGCAGCAGCTCGATACGGGCCTTGATCCCGTTGATGTTCCAGGTGGCGATGCGCAGGGCCATGGGAAAAAATCCTTAGTTCAGATCGGCATAGACGGCGCGGATGAGGTCCTTGGGATATTGCCCGGTGCAGCCCTCGAGCGCCGTATTGCTCATCGACACTATGGTAAGCCTGTTCGCCGGATCGACAAGCCAGGAATGGCCGTAGACCCCACCCCAATTCACCGTGCCGCGGGCAGAGGGCGAATTGGCCGCAGCCGGATCATCGACAATGGCGCCGAAATAGCCAAAGCGCTGGCCCGCTTCGGCGCGTTCGACGGTGCCGATGCGGTTGGAGAAGGCGAGCGCGATGGTTTCGGGCTTGATGATGGCGCCGCCGCCGGTGCGCAGGGTATCGAGGAAATGGGCGATGTCGCTCGGGGCACCCGCCATGCCGGCGCCGCCGGACTGGAAGGCGCGGGCGTTGAAGATGCGCGAGGTCGAGAACAGCGGGCCGGGACCGGCCTCGGTGATCGGCTGGTGCGGATCGGGCATGGGGAAGGGCGGGGCGCCGTCGGCGTAGGGTTTTGCGAGGCGCGCGCGGTCGGAGACGAAAAAGCCGGTGTCGTTCATGCCGAGCGGGCCGGTGACGTGGGTTTTCACTGCGTCCTGCAGGGTGCCGCCCGTAACGGCGGCAATGACGGCGCCGAGAACGTCGATGGCGACCGAGTAATTCCAGCCCGTGCCCGGTGCGAACAGCAGGGCCTGGCGGGCGACGCGGCTGAAATTGGTCTCGAAATCATTGTCCGAGGGGCCGAGGCCGCCCGAAATGGACGGGTCGTCGGGATAGGCGTAGGCGAGGCCGGCTGTGTGGGTCAGCAGGTGGTGGATAGTGATGCGCGCAGGCGTGCCGTCGGGCGCCTTGGGCGTGAAATAGGGCAGGTGGGTGGCGACCTCATCCTCGAGGTTGAGGAGGCCCTTGTCGACCATGGCGAGGGCCGTGGCGGCGACGATAGGTTTGGTCACGGAGGCGAGGCGGTAGATGGCGTTCGCCTGCATCGGCGTGCCGGCTTCGCGATCGAACCAGCCGGCCGTGCGGCGGATGATTTCCTGTCCGTCGCGGAGGACGACCAGTTCGGCTCCCACGATCTTTTCATTGGCGATGGCACTATCCATCACAGCGTCGACTTGGGCGCCCATCTCATCCCCCCTCAGAGATTATCGTATTTTGGTAAGTCGCTTCGCGTCAGACGGCGAAGCTGGTGCCGCAGCCGCAGGAGGCGACCGCATTTGGATTTTTGATCTGAAAAGCCTGGCCGATGAGATCGTCGACGAAGTCGATCTCTGCCCCGCCCATGAATTCGAGGCTGAGAGAATCGATCAGCACCACGGCATCGCCCTTCTGCAGGACGAGGTCGTCATCGGTCGCGGTTTCCTGGACGAGATTGTATTCGTACTGGAAGCCCGAGCAGCCGCCGCCGGCCACCGAAATGCGCAGCACAGTGCCGGGCGCCTCCTTTGCGATGATGCGCGCAACCCGCTTGGCGGCGCGATCCGAAAGGGTTACGGCGGGAGATGTGGCAAGTGCTGCGTCTGTCATGGAAGGTCCGGACGGTCGTTATGTCATAACACTGCCGCTAAGATAGGCGCTTGAAGCGTCCTTGCAAAGGCCTGCGACAACACATGACTGATACTGCACCCTATGCCAGCAAACCCGAGGCGTCGCTAGGCCGGCTTTATGGCACCGGGCCGAGCCCCACGCGCTCGGAATTCCAGCGGGATCGCGACCGGATCATCCATTCGACGGCGTTTCGGCGGCTGCAGCACAAGACGCAGGTTTTTCTCCATCACGAGGGGCGGCATTTTCGCAACCGCCTGACGCATACGCTGGAGGTGAGCCAGATCGCGCGCTCGATCGCGCGGGCGCTGGGGCTGAACGAGGATCTGGCCGAGGCGCTGGCGCTGAGCCATGACCTGGGGCACACGCCGTTCGGGCATGCCGGGGAGCGGGCGCTGCACCGGGCGATGGCCCCTTTTGGCGGGTTTGACCACAATGTTCAGGCGCTGCGCGTCGTGACGCGGCTCGAGAATCGCTATGCCGAGCATGACGGGCTGAACCTGACCTGGGAGACGCTGGAGGGGATTCTCAAGCACAATGGGCCGCTGACGACGCCGGAGGGGACGCCGGTGGGGCGCTATCTGGCCGAGGGGTTGCCGGCGGGGCTGGAGGATATTGCGGCCGTGGCCGATCTCCGGCTCGATACCCATGCGAGCCTTGAGGCGCAGGCGGCGGCGATTGCCGATGATATTGCCTATAATGCCCATGACATTGATGACGCGCTGCGGGCGGGGCTGGTGGTGCTGGACGATTTCATCGGCGTGCCGATGGCGGGGCCGATCGTTGAAGAGGTGCTCGGGCTTTATCCCGATATCGCGGCGAACCGGCAGACCCACGAAGTGCAGCGGCGGCTGATTACGCGGGCTGTGGAAGACGTCATTCGCACCAGTTCGGCGGCGATCGCCTCGGCGGGCGTAGCGAGCGCCGAGGAGGTGCGGCTGGCCGGCAAGACGCTGGTCAGCTTTTCTCCGGATGTGGCTGCGGCCGAAAAGGGGCTGAAGACTTTCCTCTTTGAACGCGTCTATCGGCACGAGACGGTGATGGTGCCGGTGCGCGAGAGCGAGGCTGTAGTGGAGGCGCTTTTTGCGGCCTATATGGGGGCTTCGGAGATGCCCGGACGGTGGGGTGACGCCATGGCGCAGGCGGGCGATGAACCGGCCAGAGCACGGGTGGTGGCCGACTTTATCGCGGGGATGACGGACCCCTATGCGCTCGACGAATATCAGCGTTTGTTTGACGCTCGACCGGATTTCCGTTAACCGGCATTCAAGTTTTCCCACGAGTTTGTCATGGATATTTTCGCCCACTTCACCGCTCGGGTCACCGAGGCGCTCCTTTCCGACTACCCGGATCTGAATGCCGATCTGCTGGCGCGCGTTGTGGTGGAGCCGCCGCGAGATGCAGCGCATGGCGATCTCTCCACCAATGCGGCCATGGTTGTGTCCAAGCCGCTCGGCAAGAATCCGCGCGAGGTTGCGGCCGCCCTTGTGGAGCGCCTCAAGGGCGATCCGGACGTGGTGTCGATAGATATCGCCGGTCCCGGCTTTATCAATTTCCGTCTCAGCAATTCCATTCTGCACAAGGTGCTGCGCACCATCGGCGCGGAGAAGGAAGCCTATGGCCGGTCTGACATGGGCAAGGGCGAGCGGGTGAACGTCGAGTTCGTCTCGGCTAACCCGACCGGCCCGATGCATGTGGGTCATACGCGTGGCGCGGTGTTTGGGGACGCGCTGGCCTCGCTGATGATCTATTCGGGTTATGACGTCACGCGCGAATATTACATCAATGATGCGGGCGGGCAGATCACCATTCTGGCCCAGTCGACCATGCTGCGCTATCGCGAGGCGCTCGGCGAAACCATCGAAATCCCGTCCGGACTCTATCCCGGCGACTATCTGGTGCCTGTGGGTGAAGCCCTGAAAACCGAATTCGGCGACAAGCTGCTGTCCATGCCCGAGACCGAGGCGCTGGCGCTGATCAAGGACCGGGTGCTGGCCGCAATGCTCGAGCTGATCAAGGCAGACCTTGCCAAGCTCAACATCCACCATGACGTGTTCTTTTCCGAGCGGACGCTGCACGGGCAGGGCGGGGATATCCAGACGACCCTCGACTGGCTGCGCGAGCAGGGCATGGTCTATGAAGGCCGGCTGGAAGCGCCGAAGGGCAAGACCCCCGAGGAATGGGAAGACCGCGAGCAGACCCTGTTCCGCGCCAAGGATTATGGTGACGACACCGACCGGGCGCTGGTCAAGTCGGACGGCACCTACACCTATTTCGCGGCCGATATCGCCTATCACCGCAACAAGTACCTGCGCGGCTTCAACCACATGATCAATGTGTTGGGCGCCGACCATTCGGGCTATGTGAAGCGCCTGCAGGCGGCGGTGAAGGCCGTGTCGCATGGCGAGGCCGACATGGACGTGCGGATCTGCCAGCTGGTACGGCTGCTCAAGAACGGCGAGCCGTTCAAGATGAGCAAGCGCTCGGGCGACCTCGTGACGCTGGCCGACGTGGTGGAAGAAGTCGGTTCGGACGCGACGCGCTTCATGCTGCTGTTCCGCCGCAATGATGCATCGATGGATTTCGACTTCGCGCTGGTCAAGGAACAGACGCGGGATAATCCCGTGTTTTATGTGCAGTACGCACATGCCCGTGCCTGCTCGATTTTCCGGACCGCGGGGCGCGACATGCCCGAGCTCGATGTGTCCGCCGCGGCGCTCGCCGGCGCAGAGATCGAACGGCTCGACACGGCCGCAGACCTTGAGCTGATCCGGCTTCTGGCAGCCTGGCCGCGTACCGTTGCGGCTGCCGCCGTGGCGCATGAACCGCACCGTATTGCCTTCTATGTTCACGATCTGGCGGCGGCTTTCCACGGCTTCTGGGCCAAGGGGAAGGACGATGTTGGTTTGCGGTTTGTTAACCCAGCCGATCCAAAGCTGACATTGGCTCGACTCGCGCTCGTCGATGCCGTACGCCAAGTAATTCGCAATGGCCTGGGTATCCTGGGCGTCGCGGCTCCGGAGGAGCTTTCATAATTCAGGCGTATTAGTGTTGAAAACTCGCTGCAAACCCCCGAAGAACGGGGCTTGCAGCACTTCAGGGGCGCTGGCAGATGACGACAGCGAAACCGAAACCTATGGCCGGACCAACCGACTCCGCGGACGATCTCATTGCTGAACTGGCCCGACTGATGGCGGAAGACGCCCAGTCGGACAAGCCAAAGGCGGACAGCCCGCCGGTTCGGATTCCCGGCGAGCCGATGGCTCGGCCGACCCCGGCGGCGCCGCTTGCTACGCCTGCAGCGCCACCCCCAACACAATCGGCAGCTGCGCCCAAGGTGGCGCCGGAAACGCCCGGCACGCCGATCCGTATTCCCGGGCAGCCATTTACCCCGCCAGCCCAGCAGCGCCCCGTGCAGGCCCAGCCGCAGGCGCAGGTGCCGCCTCAGGCGCAGCCGCAGATGCCGCCGCGGCAGGATGCGCCACGCGTCGCGCCGGTGATCGATCCCCGGCTTGCCCATCCCGATGCGCCAGATCCGCGCAGCCAGCCCGCTTCTGCGCCCGAAGCACGCCATTTT is from Devosia sp. SD17-2 and encodes:
- a CDS encoding DUF2497 domain-containing protein — translated: MNKPAPKEPSMDEILSSIRQIIADDDEAPAPRRPSLHTAIDPMEATPVPLAEDEPLALSAEQIVSEAEPVSSFGFEALLADAEREAAAPELVVADDVSFIADIDDAVEAELPTFNPAPETIVEPETVADEEPVVAMLHAVKSDTDLENAFAPEAFDTGLSSISEAAPLPDATLSAEIAEGLLEPATKAAVRSSIGKLNAAGIGVVPSPALGNGSATIESMIRDMLRPMLKEWLDENLPSVVERMVEKEISRVSRGE
- a CDS encoding valine--tRNA ligase, with amino-acid sequence MLEKTYEPAAVESRIYEAWLEAKAFAAGAGAKPGAETFTIVIPPPNVTGSLHIGHALNNTVQDILVRFNRMLKKDVLWQPGTDHAGIATQMIVERQLAEKQLDRRSMGRDKFIERVWEWKGESGGTIMNQLKRLGASADFSRERFTMGANGAPDDQMVRAVTKVFVELHKRDLIYRAKRLVNWHPGLETAISDLEVENIEVKGHMWHLRYPLADGVTYQFPIKDEEGNVTGEETRDYIIVATTRPETMLGDVAVAVHPEDERYQGLIGKFVDLPLVGRRIPVIADEYADPALGTGAVKITPAHDFNDFEVGARAGIEPINVFTTRGAIVDEEFVPAKYRGLDRFEARKAIIADLTAIAEENPIRGLDHIEDKKIMVPHDEKSKLVVIEPFLTDQWWVKADVLAQPALASVREGRTKFVPQQYENTYFAWLENIKPWCISRQLWWGHQIPAWYGPDNEAFVAYDETEATALAEKHYGKPVELTRDPDVLDTWFSSALWPFSTLGWPDETPELARYYPTSVLVTGFDIIFFWVARMMMMGLEFLDKEPFHTVYMHALVRDEKGQKMSKTKGNVIDPLKLVDEYGADATRFTLAAMAAQGRDLKLAISRVEGYRNFVTKIWNAARFLEMNEARRVEGYDPKANTLALNRWIVGSTVRAMASVRQGIEDYKFNEAANSAYDFVWGTFCDWFVEFAKPVFNGEDEAAKAETRATAAWALDQILIMLHPMMPFVTEELWAETGKFGPARDNLLILTEWPEFQGLEDVAADAELAWLIEVISNVRSVRAEMNVPASAKLQLVVTGAGEETLRRLVGGTSLITRLARLEEITPQSEVPGESAQFVVGDANFALPLAGVIDLTVEKARLQKDVGKLDAEIAQIDKKLGNEQFVAKAPEEVIEEQKARREAAIDRRDRIKAALVLL
- a CDS encoding ABC transporter ATP-binding protein, which gives rise to MAAVLTCAILVAGTAIAMPLIANYLVSHLPALAASPDAAARLFTLGAIMFVVVVIQALATYFVDYQGHAMGARIEAQVRHELFDHVQKLSFSFYDRQRTGQLMSRISNDSLWLGELFHHGPEDLAIGLLKFFGAMAIIFWIDPLVGACVAVLIPFAVAYALHFNHRMSIALRTGKERIAAINERVEDALGGIRVVQSFANEADELRRFDAENQKFLQSRKDSYRSEAMLWSGMEIFGQLVTIAILILGALRIVSAELTAADLLTLLLCVGVLLDPIQRFDNFIRLWQEGYTGFVRAMELLEVEPDIIDRPDARPLQHVSGSIAFNAVDFRYPGEDRAVLSNLSLAIRPGEFVVLVGPSGVGKSTLCALIPRFYDVDAGAISIDGRDIRDIPLASLRTMVGVVQQDIYLFSGTVRENLRYGRPDATDDDIIAAAVSANAHDFIMALPQGYDTDIGQRGVKLSGGQKQRLTIARAFLKNPPILIFDEATSALDNDSERAVQAALLDLARGRTTIVIAHRLSTVRRADRILVLTRDGISEEGNHAALMEAGGIYARLHDTEARI
- a CDS encoding tetratricopeptide repeat protein; protein product: MRTTPVNSLASAVAGFAFAAMALVLPAQAQTAADAALELANMLDGAGGGVSGDAYLSALENAAAAGQPMAMWQLGTMYENGEGVAKDPARAFGYFAQIANQHADAAPRGVESDIVAQSFVKVGDYYRQGVPDAGIPADIERSHALLLHAATYFGDADAQYRVGLLYSQEDGLGVSPLQSARWFSLAARKGHCAAQARLGDLLFNGVDGIEAQPVEGLMWLNVSHVRCAGTAEQAQVDELLSRASSVARPEDRVSAAAMAESIAPQFADF
- the xth gene encoding exodeoxyribonuclease III — its product is MRIATWNINGIKARIELLLRWLEEEKPDIVGLQEIKSVDEGFPRAEIEALGYNIETHGQKSWNGVALLSRLPFDEVHRGLPGDDSDEQARLIEGVFSVDSGVVRVCNIYLPNGNPVDTEKFPYKLRWMDRLHAFVEERLTWEEPFVLMGDFNLIPAPIDAHDPAAWWGDALYRPESLERFRALKNIGMTDALRAVNADQAFTFWDFQAGAWRRNAGIRIDHLLLSPQAADRLDDVSVHKDVRGWDKPSDHVPVEGAFSL
- a CDS encoding serine hydrolase domain-containing protein, which gives rise to MGAQVDAVMDSAIANEKIVGAELVVLRDGQEIIRRTAGWFDREAGTPMQANAIYRLASVTKPIVAATALAMVDKGLLNLEDEVATHLPYFTPKAPDGTPARITIHHLLTHTAGLAYAYPDDPSISGGLGPSDNDFETNFSRVARQALLFAPGTGWNYSVAIDVLGAVIAAVTGGTLQDAVKTHVTGPLGMNDTGFFVSDRARLAKPYADGAPPFPMPDPHQPITEAGPGPLFSTSRIFNARAFQSGGAGMAGAPSDIAHFLDTLRTGGGAIIKPETIALAFSNRIGTVERAEAGQRFGYFGAIVDDPAAANSPSARGTVNWGGVYGHSWLVDPANRLTIVSMSNTALEGCTGQYPKDLIRAVYADLN